In Pelosinus sp. UFO1, one genomic interval encodes:
- a CDS encoding MgtC/SapB family protein yields the protein MDVIDFSLRLSAALVFGAAIGFERQRRQRMAGIRTNALVCVGAAMFVMLGLLTPNEASPTRIAAQVVTGIGFLGAGVIMRDGLNVRGMNTAATMWCVAAVGTLTGMGFILHAGVGMIVILIANVLLRPLARIINDKPMLMEDTEIRYFFRAVCRAEGEVHVRNLLLHIAHEEPVMLRAIHSEDLENSEMVEVVAQFVANKRTDKSMEQIVSRLSIESSVNAVSWRIMDNIDNDAD from the coding sequence ATGGATGTTATAGATTTTTCTTTACGTTTGAGTGCGGCTTTAGTTTTTGGTGCAGCCATTGGTTTTGAACGTCAAAGGCGGCAGCGTATGGCAGGGATTCGAACCAATGCCTTGGTTTGTGTAGGAGCTGCTATGTTCGTGATGCTGGGTTTATTAACACCAAATGAGGCCAGTCCTACTAGAATTGCAGCCCAAGTAGTCACTGGCATTGGTTTTTTGGGGGCTGGTGTTATTATGCGGGATGGCCTCAATGTTCGAGGCATGAACACAGCGGCAACCATGTGGTGTGTAGCAGCAGTAGGTACTCTTACTGGGATGGGGTTTATTCTGCATGCAGGGGTTGGAATGATAGTGATCTTAATTGCTAACGTTTTACTAAGGCCGTTAGCACGTATCATCAACGACAAGCCTATGCTTATGGAAGATACAGAAATACGCTATTTTTTCCGTGCAGTATGTCGTGCAGAAGGAGAAGTTCATGTGCGGAATTTATTGTTACATATTGCGCATGAGGAACCTGTAATGCTGAGAGCAATTCATAGTGAAGATTTGGAAAACTCAGAGATGGTAGAAGTCGTGGCACAATTTGTTGCCAATAAGCGTACAGACAAATCTATGGAGCAAATTGTAAGTCGTTTGAGTATAGAGTCTTCTGTCAATGCAGTTAGTTGGCGGATTATGGATAATATTGATAATGATGCGGATTGA
- a CDS encoding trimeric intracellular cation channel family protein produces the protein MSVLNLFEIIGTVAFAAAGALIGIEKKLDVFGVFMLALTTAVGGGIVRDMLIGVTPPTAFVFPLFTIISLITAIVVCVGYQWISKFNNIILICDAVGLGAFTAAGANLSITYEYHRLFITVTMAVLSGVGGGVIRDVFVRDIPFIFQKEVYAVASIAGAICFFYAKPSMQGNGAMYLCFLVTVCIRMICMRYDIHLPVIGTKSSEN, from the coding sequence GTGAGTGTATTAAATTTATTTGAAATTATTGGAACGGTGGCTTTTGCAGCAGCAGGGGCCTTGATTGGAATTGAAAAGAAACTTGATGTTTTTGGTGTATTTATGTTGGCGCTGACAACTGCGGTAGGTGGAGGTATTGTGAGGGATATGCTTATCGGTGTCACACCACCAACTGCCTTCGTATTTCCCCTATTTACAATCATAAGCTTGATTACAGCGATTGTGGTTTGTGTCGGATATCAATGGATTAGTAAATTCAATAATATTATATTAATTTGTGATGCAGTAGGCCTAGGAGCTTTTACGGCAGCGGGGGCCAATTTGTCAATTACCTATGAATATCATCGATTATTTATTACTGTTACCATGGCTGTATTAAGTGGTGTAGGTGGCGGTGTAATCCGTGATGTGTTTGTACGGGATATTCCCTTTATTTTTCAAAAGGAAGTTTATGCAGTGGCCTCCATAGCCGGTGCCATATGTTTTTTCTATGCCAAGCCTTCTATGCAAGGTAATGGTGCCATGTATTTGTGCTTTTTAGTTACGGTATGCATTCGCATGATTTGTATGAGATATGATATTCATTTGCCGGTTATTGGAACAAAATCAAGTGAAAATTAA
- a CDS encoding 3'-5' exoribonuclease YhaM family protein: MENKKIRDFQSGDLVQSYFLVKAAEYKTTSNQKNYLDLTLVDQTGEINAKLWDYSLETEPQYVSSMLVRVRGTISEWQNRLQLKVDRIRMATEEDNLDVGDFVPVAPYSPEVMFAEIEEYIGMIKNTDIYQIVSTLVANNKEKLLLYPAAKQNHHAIRSGLLYHITTMLKMGKKVSEVYIGLNRDLLFAGIILHDIAKTAEMNASELGIVSEYTVEGELLGHIIQGIKMIEKAAIELGVDQEVSLLLQHMILSHHYEPEFGSPKRPMIPEAEILHYLDMMDARMYDMKRALEKVEDKQFSDKIWLLNNRKLYKSAIKYNGENVE; this comes from the coding sequence ATGGAAAATAAAAAAATTAGAGATTTTCAATCGGGCGATTTGGTGCAAAGTTACTTTTTAGTGAAGGCCGCTGAATATAAAACTACAAGCAATCAAAAAAACTATCTTGATTTGACATTGGTAGATCAGACAGGTGAAATCAATGCTAAACTTTGGGATTATAGTCTAGAAACCGAGCCCCAATACGTCTCTAGTATGTTAGTTCGGGTACGAGGCACTATTTCCGAATGGCAGAATCGGTTGCAACTTAAGGTCGATAGAATACGAATGGCTACTGAGGAAGATAACCTTGACGTTGGTGATTTTGTACCAGTAGCTCCTTATAGTCCAGAAGTAATGTTTGCTGAAATTGAAGAATATATAGGTATGATTAAGAATACGGATATATATCAGATCGTTAGTACCTTAGTGGCTAATAATAAAGAAAAGCTATTATTATATCCAGCAGCTAAGCAAAATCATCATGCGATTCGTTCAGGCCTTTTGTATCATATTACCACTATGCTGAAAATGGGGAAAAAAGTTAGTGAAGTATATATAGGTCTTAACCGGGATCTTTTATTTGCGGGGATCATTCTGCATGATATTGCGAAAACAGCCGAGATGAATGCAAGCGAGCTTGGCATTGTCTCTGAATATACCGTGGAAGGTGAGCTCCTTGGACATATAATTCAAGGAATAAAAATGATTGAAAAGGCGGCTATTGAGCTGGGGGTAGACCAAGAGGTCTCCTTATTGTTACAACATATGATATTGTCTCATCACTATGAGCCAGAATTTGGTAGTCCTAAACGACCGATGATTCCAGAAGCCGAAATTCTGCATTATCTCGACATGATGGATGCTAGAATGTATGATATGAAGCGAGCCTTAGAAAAGGTGGAAGATAAGCAATTCTCCGATAAAATATGGCTGCTAAATAATCGGAAATTATATAAATCAGCTATAAAGTACAATGGAGAAAATGTAGAATGA
- a CDS encoding tetratricopeptide repeat protein, producing the protein MNAQSHFNSGVEAAHKGDALQAIEFFRQAILLKSDYAEAYNAIGALLINMNNLNQAEFYLQRAIECKENYYEALYNLGTLFNKTGLLYEAEICLREAINLDSNFPEAHFRLGMVLKQLERLEEAETHLCKAIELRPNFKEADFALGILYLLQGQYEKGWKRYELRRQIFDSFDPGLRHWKIEDLIGEKVVLFHEQGFGDTIHFSRYVKEIAKVAAEVILLVPKQLERIMSSSLKNITIHSDEKMVGEYKFSYPLPTLPFLFNTTLHTIPKSIPYIKVNNDVIEKWRNIVEKEINVNNYKVGVVWAGNPNHKNDRNRSIPFSTFKPIFSIKAVNWISLQIDDRVNELQTISDEVLDFHEYINDFSETAGLIENINLVITVDTAVAHLAGAMGKETWLLLPMDPDWRWQIQRQDSPWYPTIRIFRQLHIGDWQEVLARVTVALEAKLKK; encoded by the coding sequence ATGAATGCACAATCACATTTTAATAGTGGAGTTGAAGCCGCACATAAAGGCGATGCATTGCAAGCGATAGAATTTTTTCGGCAAGCAATCTTGCTGAAGTCAGATTACGCTGAAGCATATAATGCGATTGGTGCGTTACTAATAAATATGAATAATCTAAATCAAGCAGAATTTTATCTTCAACGTGCTATAGAGTGTAAGGAGAACTATTATGAGGCGCTTTATAATTTAGGAACATTATTTAATAAGACAGGCCTTCTATATGAAGCGGAAATTTGCCTGCGTGAAGCGATAAACCTAGATTCAAATTTTCCAGAAGCACATTTCCGACTTGGAATGGTTCTTAAACAGTTGGAACGTCTAGAAGAAGCAGAGACTCATCTATGTAAGGCTATTGAGCTAAGACCTAATTTTAAAGAAGCCGATTTCGCTTTGGGAATATTATACTTACTTCAGGGTCAGTATGAGAAAGGTTGGAAACGTTATGAATTGCGTCGCCAAATATTTGACTCTTTTGATCCTGGACTAAGGCATTGGAAAATAGAAGATCTAATAGGAGAAAAAGTTGTATTATTTCATGAGCAAGGTTTTGGTGATACGATACATTTTTCAAGATATGTTAAAGAAATTGCAAAAGTAGCTGCTGAAGTAATTTTGTTAGTTCCTAAACAATTAGAAAGAATAATGTCCAGCTCGCTAAAAAATATTACAATTCATTCGGATGAAAAAATGGTAGGAGAATATAAATTTTCCTATCCATTACCTACGCTGCCTTTTTTATTTAATACCACTTTACATACAATTCCCAAATCCATTCCATACATAAAGGTAAACAATGACGTTATAGAAAAGTGGCGTAATATTGTAGAAAAAGAAATAAACGTAAATAATTATAAAGTTGGTGTAGTTTGGGCTGGAAATCCTAATCATAAAAATGATCGAAACCGATCAATTCCTTTTTCTACGTTTAAACCGATTTTTTCTATTAAGGCGGTAAATTGGATAAGCCTACAGATAGATGATAGAGTTAATGAGTTACAAACAATTTCGGATGAAGTACTCGACTTTCATGAATATATAAATGATTTTTCAGAAACCGCAGGACTTATTGAGAATATTAATCTTGTTATAACCGTAGACACGGCAGTTGCGCATTTAGCGGGGGCGATGGGAAAAGAAACGTGGCTTCTTTTGCCAATGGATCCTGATTGGCGTTGGCAAATCCAGAGGCAAGATAGTCCTTGGTATCCAACTATACGTATTTTTCGCCAACTTCATATTGGTGATTGGCAAGAAGTTTTGGCTAGAGTAACAGTTGCTTTGGAAGCTAAACTTAAAAAGTAA